The nucleotide window CACCACCGACGAGGCAGCCGACGAGCATACGCGGGTAGATGCGCTTGTAGCGCAGGTGGATGCCGTAGAGAGACGGTTCGGAGATACCACCGAGGAGTCCCGCGGCGAGAGCACCCGATGCGGTCTGCTTCATTGCGCTGTTCTTGGCGCGGATGGCGAGGAACAGCACGCCGGCGGTCGCACCGAAGCAGGCGAAGTTCCAGGCGCCCATCGGGCCCTGGATGAAGTCATAGCCGAGGGACTGGATGTTGAGCAGCATCACGGCGTTCAGCGGCCAGTGCAGGCCCAGCGGAACCATGAACGGGTAGGCCAGCGGGATGACGATCGCGAAGATCAGCGGTGAGAAGTCGTTGATGGACTTGAGGAACTCGCCGATGGCCGCTCCGCCGAAGACGCCGATCGGGCCGATGAGGAAGGCCGTGACGGGGATCATGACGAGCATGCTCAGGAACGGCACGAAGATCAGCTGGACGCTGGCCGGGATGACCTTCTTCAGGCCCTTGGTGAGCAGGCCGAGAGCGGCCGCCATCAGCAGCGGCGGGAAGACCTGCGAGCTGTAGTCGGTGACGGTCAGCGGCAGGCCGAAGATCGACACAATGGCAGCCTTGCCGTCGAAGACGGTCTGGGCGCCGTCGGAGGCGGCCAGGGCGGAGAAGCCCGGCAGCATGACGACGGCCATGATGCCGAAACCGACCCACGGGTCGGCGCCGAGGCGCTTGGAGGCGTTGTAGGCGACCATGAGCGGCAGGAAGACGAACACGCCCTGCCACATCAGGTTGATGAAGGCCCAGCCGGGTTCGAGAGTGACGCCCGGTGCGTTCCAGGCGGGGATGACACCGAGGGTGGCCATCAGGGCCATGAAGGTGATGAAGAGCGAGGCGCCCAGCAGCGCGCCCAGGATCGGGCGGAAGGAGTCGGAGAGGACCTCGAAGAAGGTGTCGAGCCCGGCGAACTTTCCGCGGGGGCCCTTGGCACGTTCGGCGGCCTTGATGTCGTCGGCGCTTTTCTCGCCGCTGCCGATGTTCTTCATCGACGGGAGCGCGAGGATCTCATTGTACACGGTTTCGACAGCGCCACCGATGACGACCTGGTAGCGGTCGCCGCTCTGCGGTACGGCGCCCAGGACGACCGGAATGGCCTCGACAACAGCCTGGTCGATCACAGATGCGTCCTTGAGCGTGAAGCGCAGGCGGGTCGCACAGTGAGTGAGGTGGACGACGTTTCCGGCCCCTCCAATGCTTTGGATAATGTCTCCAGCGGGTGTTGACGCCACCTGGGTCTCCTTTTGGTGTAAATGCCAAGCGTGTGTTGCCACTTGGAACAACTCAACGCGAACCAGGATGGTCGGCTGAGAATCGCCTGTTAGGTTCTACAGACCGGTTGTAATTTACACCGTCGGTGCAGGGTCATTGGTCCCGTCCGGTGGAGCGAAGCAGTATGCGAGCTGGTCAGAGCGTAAAAAAATGAGGGAACCCTCAGTTTTTCGCCGTCGCGGTCGTCGGCGCGTTGACCGGACACAACCCGGCGACCGGAGACAACAAAAAATGAGGACCTCCGTCACCAGAGGTCCTCATTTGGTGCCCGAGATCGTTAGCCGGCGACCTGTTCACGGCGCGGCAGCACCCAGCCCGGGCGCACGAAGTGGCAGGTGTAGCCGTTCGGGTAGTTCTGCAGGTAGTCCTGGTGCTCGGGCTCGGCCAACCAGAAGCCACCCAGCGGCTCGACCTCGGTCACGACCGGGCCCGGCCAGATGCCGGATGCGTCGACATCGGCGATGGTGTCCCTGGCGACGCGCTCCTGCTCGGCGTCGGCGAAGAAGATCGCCGAACGGTAGCTGCGACCGCGGTCATTGCCCTGGCGGTCCCTGGTCGACGGATCGTGGATCTGGAAGAAGAACTCCAGAAGTTCGCGAAAGCTGGTGCGCTCGGGGTCGAAGGTGATCTCGATCGCCTCGGCGTGGTCGCCGTGGTTCCGATAGGTCGCGTTCGGGGTGTCGCCGCCGGTATAGCCCACCCGGGTGGAGATGACTCCGTCGCGCTTCCGCACGAGTTCCTCGACGCCCCAGAAGCAGCCGCCTGCCAGTGTCGCCTTCTCAGTTGTTCCGCTCATCGTGAGGCCTCCTCGTTCATGAACCGACCGCGGTGTCTTCCATGGTCGTCCGCTTGTGTCTAACGCCGGGATACGTCGGCCTGTTCCAACGCTACTACCACGCACAGTCCGCTCACAGATTGACCCGAACGGGGGACCTTGTGAAGGTGACAAACGCTGGACATACTACAAAAAAAGTGAGAATTTCTTCTCGCTTCCTCACCCGGCCCCTCATCCCACCCCATTCCCCCCTCAACCAGCTCGAGGGGGAGGTTCGTGCCCTAGAGCCGCACGGTTACCCCTATCGCCGTCGTGCTTGCCGCCCTACACACAGAGTTGCACCCACCCGAATGGAGCACACGTGCGTATCTTCTCCGCGCCCCGATCATCGTCCCCGTCGTCCTTTTTCGATTCCCGTCCCCGCACCCCGCGCATCAGCATCGTCATTCCTACTCGCAATGAAGCCCGCAACCTTGAAGTGATCCTGACAACCCTGCCCCCGGTTCACGAGGTGATCATTGTCGACGGCCACTCGGTGGACGGCACCTTGGACACCGCGCATCGCGTGCTGCCGAGCGCCATCACACTGACGCAGACCCGCCGGGGGAAGGGCAACGCCCTCTCCTGCGGTTTTGAGCGAGCGACCGGCGACATCATCGTCATGTTCGACGCCGACGGGTCCGCGGACGCGCGGGAGATCCCCCGTTTTGTGGACTCGCTGACAGCGGGAGCGGATTTCGCGAAGGGCAGCCGGTTTCGAGCCGGTGGCGGGAGTGAGGACATCACGCGTCTGCGCACAGCGGGCAACGCCGTGCTGAGCGGCATCGCGAATATTCTCCTGCGCGCTCGCTTCACCGATCTCTGTTATGGCTACAACGCCTTCTGGCGGGACATCCTGCCGATCCTGGACCTGC belongs to Cryobacterium sp. SO2 and includes:
- the msrA gene encoding peptide-methionine (S)-S-oxide reductase MsrA encodes the protein MSGTTEKATLAGGCFWGVEELVRKRDGVISTRVGYTGGDTPNATYRNHGDHAEAIEITFDPERTSFRELLEFFFQIHDPSTRDRQGNDRGRSYRSAIFFADAEQERVARDTIADVDASGIWPGPVVTEVEPLGGFWLAEPEHQDYLQNYPNGYTCHFVRPGWVLPRREQVAG
- a CDS encoding glycosyltransferase family 2 protein, which encodes MRIFSAPRSSSPSSFFDSRPRTPRISIVIPTRNEARNLEVILTTLPPVHEVIIVDGHSVDGTLDTAHRVLPSAITLTQTRRGKGNALSCGFERATGDIIVMFDADGSADAREIPRFVDSLTAGADFAKGSRFRAGGGSEDITRLRTAGNAVLSGIANILLRARFTDLCYGYNAFWRDILPILDLPAAGEPAPHLMNWGDGFEIETLLNCRVARAGIVVEEVPSIELNRIHGVSNLNAVSDGLRVLRTILVETRRRYQPPAVIAEVEPGSALAA
- a CDS encoding glucose PTS transporter subunit IIA; the encoded protein is MATHAWHLHQKETQVASTPAGDIIQSIGGAGNVVHLTHCATRLRFTLKDASVIDQAVVEAIPVVLGAVPQSGDRYQVVIGGAVETVYNEILALPSMKNIGSGEKSADDIKAAERAKGPRGKFAGLDTFFEVLSDSFRPILGALLGASLFITFMALMATLGVIPAWNAPGVTLEPGWAFINLMWQGVFVFLPLMVAYNASKRLGADPWVGFGIMAVVMLPGFSALAASDGAQTVFDGKAAIVSIFGLPLTVTDYSSQVFPPLLMAAALGLLTKGLKKVIPASVQLIFVPFLSMLVMIPVTAFLIGPIGVFGGAAIGEFLKSINDFSPLIFAIVIPLAYPFMVPLGLHWPLNAVMLLNIQSLGYDFIQGPMGAWNFACFGATAGVLFLAIRAKNSAMKQTASGALAAGLLGGISEPSLYGIHLRYKRIYPRMLVGCLVGGVIIGLGGGVTTNAFVFTSLLTIPAFNNIPLYAIAVAASFFTAMILVILSGYLSPEQKAEAAAQLAADTAMEDAKHAPVTPVAAPVVASTATATAPAGGGTATLVATVLATIGSPVAGIVVPLDEVPDPVFSKGIVGLGVGVDPTGDTVFAPAAGKVLVAQPTGHAFGLMLDGGIEMLIHVGIDTVNLAGKGFDVKVKAGDRVEAGTPLVTFDRAIIEEAGYSLVTPVLVTNPKKFGSIDQAATGHVAVGDALLTVTAK